The Triplophysa rosa linkage group LG15, Trosa_1v2, whole genome shotgun sequence genome has a segment encoding these proteins:
- the pigc gene encoding phosphatidylinositol N-acetylglucosaminyltransferase subunit C, whose product MGADSGPGAPAAVPWRKVLYERQPFPDNYVDSRFLEELRRNIRVRQYRYWSVVRETGLIAQQVSWVAIFLTLWYYMEQGVLVPSAVLWVSMGCALLGYGLYEILGRAGVRERTRLADLQSAAIFLAFTFGFSPVLKTLTESVSTDTVYAMSAVMLLAHLVSFPYAQPSPPGSLSLNAALFGSVCLASRLPGALHTFTMLSCALLEFALWPCLLHRIREKAKWSFPWAAGLVCLGGVGGVGSLWPEGAVLLSMALLILTLLCPLLLVHLQRHKDNIHGPWDEAEIREDLSHFLD is encoded by the coding sequence ATGGGTGCAGACAGTGGTCCCGGAGCTCCGGCGGCTGTCCCGTGGCGCAAAGTGCTGTACGAGCGGCAGCCGTTCCCAGACAACTACGTGGACAGCCGTTTCTTGGAAGAGCTGCGACGCAACATCCGGGTCCGTCAGTACCGTTACTGGTCTGTGGTGCGAGAGACAGGACTGATCGCACAGCAGGTGTCGTGGGTAGCGATCTTTCTCACATTATGGTATTACATGGAACAGGGTGTCCTGGTGCCATCCGCGGTGTTGTGGGTCAGCATGGGTTGCGCTCTGCTGGGCTACGGACTCTACGAGATCCTGGGAAGAGCTGGGGTCCGAGAGCGCACACGCCTGGCAGACCTGCAGAGCGCCGCCATCTTCCTGGCTTTTACCTTTGGGTTCTCCCCTGTTTTAAAGACACTGACCGAGTCTGTTAGTACAGATACTGTGTATGCCATGTCAGCTGTTATGCTCTTAGCTCACTTGGTGTCCTTCCCCTATGCCCAGCCTAGCCCACCCGGCAGCCTTTCCCTCAACGCGGCCCTTTTCGGGTCGGTGTGCCTGGCGTCACGGTTGCCTGGTGCCCTGCATACCTTCACCATGCTGAGCTGTGCTCTTCTGGAATTTGCGCTCTGGCCGTGTCTGCTGCATCGAATACGTGAGAAGGCGAAATGGAGCTTTCCGTGGGCAGCAGGGCTGGTGTGTCTGGGTGGAGTGGGGGGTGTGGGTAGTCTGTGGCCTGAGGGGGCTGTGCTTCTTTCTATGGCTCTGTTAATACTCACCTTACTGTGTCCGTTGTTACTAGTTCACCTGCAGAGGCATAAGGACAATATACATGGTCCCTGGGATGAGGCAGAGATAAGAGAG